The following nucleotide sequence is from Psychroserpens sp. Hel_I_66.
CTCAAAATACGGTTATTTCAAGGTTTACAAGAAGTTCGATTGACACCGCAGATCCTAGCTCAGAATTAGTTTTAATTACTGTAACACAACCTTTTTCCAATCACAATGGTGGTGATCTACATTTTGGTCAAGATAGTTATTTATATATTTCACTTGGGGATGGAGGCTCTGGAGGCGATCCTGGAAATAGAGCTCAAAGCTTAAACACACTGCTCGGTAAAATGCTTAGAATTGATGTTGATGCTACAGATGCTGGAAACTACGGAATTCCCGCAGACAATCCATTTATAACTGACTCCGCAGCTCTCAACGAAATTTGGGCATACGGTTTAAGAAACCCTTTTAAATTTTCTTTTGATAGAACAACAGGAGATTTATGGATCGCAGATGTTGGCCAAAATCTAATAGAGGAGGTCAATAAAGTGGACGCTAATTCTAATGGTGGAGAAAATTATGGATGGAAATGCTTTGAGGGCAATAGTGTTTTTTTAAACTCAACAGAATGTAGCGCGATTACTCACCAGCCACCCGTAGCGCAATACACACATTCAAGCACAGGAGGCTGCTCTATTACTGGAGGTTATGTGTATAGAGGATCTACACAAACCAATCTACAAGGATTATACTTTTTCGCAGATTATTGTAATGATAATATTGGCGTAGTTGAAGAAACCTCAACAGATAATTACCAACTTTCTTTTATAGAAGAACTGTCTGGAATTGGAATATCTGCTTTTGCTGAGGATGTTAATGGCGAACTTTATGTGGTGAGTTTGTTTCAAGGTACCATCTCAAGAATTGTGGAAGATGTTTTAAC
It contains:
- a CDS encoding PQQ-dependent sugar dehydrogenase, whose protein sequence is MKKITFFIACCLFSIINAQEISLEIFATGFSSPVNVKHAGDDRLFVVERGGIIKVLNGDGTVNTTPFLDIDDRVTDFGGEQGLLAMAFHPDFANNGFFYVNYIDNSQNTVISRFTRSSIDTADPSSELVLITVTQPFSNHNGGDLHFGQDSYLYISLGDGGSGGDPGNRAQSLNTLLGKMLRIDVDATDAGNYGIPADNPFITDSAALNEIWAYGLRNPFKFSFDRTTGDLWIADVGQNLIEEVNKVDANSNGGENYGWKCFEGNSVFLNSTECSAITHQPPVAQYTHSSTGGCSITGGYVYRGSTQTNLQGLYFFADYCNDNIGVVEETSTDNYQLSFIEELSGIGISAFAEDVNGELYVVSLFQGTISRIVEDVLTIEETSINDIKMFPNPAKNNVTFDLLTSSNQLESIVILDIQGKIIQSQSSFDKQLTTISTQFLNSGLYIVEINNNKGDKSIRKLIVQ